The following DNA comes from Bacillota bacterium.
TGGGCTCTTGGTGCTCTCCAGTTCGCGCATCCTTTCTAACATATCATCAATGAGGTTCTTTACAATTCCTTCTCCTAGCAACTCTATTCCTCCTTTTAAGGTATGGGGACACACCGCTGCGCCTATAAGGCCAGGGGACACATCGTATGAGAGGTGAGAGGTGAGAGTTTAGAAGTGGGAGGTTGGATTTTAGTATTGCTCTCCAGCACTTCCAAGATTCTCACATCTAACATCTCACTTCACACTTCCCAGACAGGAATGTCCCCATTAAAGTTCCTTGCTGCGGAATGTCCCCGATTTATAGTATTTCATTAAATGGGTGTTTTATTTGCGGTAACGCAAAAATAGTTCACAGCGGATGGGGTGTATTTAAGATTTACCCGTATAGTACACCTTGACATGAATTTCCACCTGGATTAACATGGATATATGGGTCAGGTGAGGGAAGAGCTTTACGATGCAGGGGAGGGGGTAAAGCTGAGTATAAAGGACTATCTTGTAAAAAAGTATCCGGGGGAGGAGAATAAATACTTTGTAGGCAGGATGTTGGAGTACCTGGACAGGTGCGAAAACACACAGCAAAGAATTTTTACCGATTTCCTCGATCCCCTCAAGGTCAAAATAGCGGCGGAAATGTCCAGACACTGTAACGGTTCCTGTATCAACTTCTATGGCGGATTTGAAGAAGCTGAGAGGCGGATTGCAGCCGTCTCCCCTGAATGGGACCGGGTTAAGCTTGAGGAATATCCTGTAGTTTTGTTAAAAATAACAGACAAAGGATGGGGAAAGGGCTTAAACCACAGGGATTACCTGGGCGCGCTTCTGGGCCTTGGAATAAAGAGGGATAAAATCGGGGATCTCTTGGTAAGAGATAGGGTATGCCTGGCTGCCGTCCACCAGGATATTGTCGGCTTCGTTGAGATGAATTTGGAAAGGGCGGGAAACAGCAGGGTTGATGTGGAAAGGGTATATGCAGGAGACCCGGCGCTAAGAC
Coding sequences within:
- a CDS encoding RNA-binding protein codes for the protein MGQVREELYDAGEGVKLSIKDYLVKKYPGEENKYFVGRMLEYLDRCENTQQRIFTDFLDPLKVKIAAEMSRHCNGSCINFYGGFEEAERRIAAVSPEWDRVKLEEYPVVLLKITDKGWGKGLNHRDYLGALLGLGIKRDKIGDLLVRDRVCLAAVHQDIVGFVEMNLERAGNSRVDVERVYAGDPALRPEFKEIRVTVASPRLDGVVGAVFGLSREKSSRYINGEKVRVNWEVCIRPDIALKEGDIVSVRGEGKFKVQGFTGLTKKGRTIIHIDRYV